The sequence GTcttgattatataaatatggaTTATATAAAAATGTTGGCAAACTATAAATAAGATATCGATgttaaaaagtacataaaaaagaATCCaacattttgtattttttaataattttttattaatattacaTTCACCTTTTGTTTTCATTAATTCATTCACAATATAGTGAATATGTgaaaatgtttatgaaaatttagatacCAAAATTTGGTAAAAGTAAAAGATAATGTAAAATACAAtgtataaaaaaagattaatcaataaataaatacaacacTCAACAAACTTCTTTTAGTTGCCATTTACAACCATTTCTAGTTACATTTAAGTTGAATCTCTTACCCTAACATTTGATGAATGAAAATTAAATGGACTAAGAAAATACAATTTATGACCAAACTTATGTCATGATATTtagggcaaatatcaatttatattcctAAATTTTggaagttatattaatttaaattctaaaattttataattgtatcgATTAAAATCTGAACTTTAAGAGTTGGTACAATTTAAATggaagttgtatcaatttaaatcctgatTTTTTATGAATATATCAAGTTAAATACCaaatttttataagtgtatcaaaataaaacataattgagggtttaaattgatacaattacgaaagtttatgatttaaattgatacatttataaaaatttaaggtttaaattgatataactctaaagtttagaggtataaattgatatttattctaatatttataaaaaaaaaaaaaactaaaattattattCAAGAAACCAAATCGAGCATAATTGACATTTAAAATAACTAGAGATATGTGGTTGAAATTATTCCacgaacaaaaatattttaaccaCAGAGTATGAGAGTGACGTGGCGATTAAATAGACAACGTAGTCACTGAAGTCCCGCCGTAGTGTGTTTTTCCCGCCAACGCGAACtgtatataaatacaataatcccttccaaattccaaattctGCTTCTGCTTCTGCCCTAAAATCCTTTAGCCATTTCCCATGGCTGCTCAAGCTCTCACTGAATACGAGCGCCAGAGGCTCGAGAACATTCGCCGCAACGATGAAATGATGGCCGCCCTCAAGCTTCAATCCAAAGCCTCTGAACTCTCCGCTGCCTCCAAGCGTCAAAGGTATCTTTCTTTCTCTATCTCGTTCGCTCACTCTCTGTGCTAATCTCTTTATCCTACTTCGttttattctgttttgtttgtgatccCTTTGTTATTCCCCTTCCAGAGTCGAAACCAAATCGGAAAAGGTTTATCCGAAAACCAAACCTAAAAATGAGACTCCAATGGTTTTACGGCGCTCTTTGCGCGCTAGAGGAATTCCCCCCGATGCCAAAAAGGTCGTAGATGATCCTACTGAGCCGGCTACTAAGATTCGGAAGTCAGATACCAAGTCCAAGCCTTCGCCTCCCGTTTTAGGCCCTCTTGAAATGATTGAAGTTTGtagtgagagggagtctcatcGGTCTTTGATTGAATCAATTTTGGGTATTTCGAATAAATCTCTGTTGTGTAGGTCAGTGAAAGATGATGTTAAGGATTCAAATGAGATTAAGACTGAAGGAGGGGGAGATGGGAGTTGTTTGAAGATGGGGCCTATTGATAATTATTCGAATTTAGTTAAGAGAGAGACTGAAGAACTTACCTGTGACATTAAAGATCACAAACATAAGAATGATGGAAGTTGCTTAAAGCCTGCGTCTTTGGTTCTGAATGCCGACAACATAGCTCGGGTTGTGCCTGGGAGAATAATGGCAGTGAGGTTTTTCCCTTGTCGTGATTCTAGAATGATTGTTGTAGGTAACAAGTTTGGGGATGTTGGGTTTTGGAATGCTGATCACGAGGCAGAGGAAGGAAATGGAGTTTATTTATATCACCCTCATTCGGGTCCCATTTCTGGGATTTCAATTCAACGACATGCATTGTCGAAGGTACCATTCATCCTGGAGATTCTAggaagattttaaaaattaagaatgCTTTTCTGCATTTGATCTTTTGAAATATCTGTTATTTTTTGTGATCTGTTGTTAGCATGAAAAAGTTCCAGGTTCATGCGGACAACAATTCATTCTGTGTGAGAAAAGTTAGTATGGTTTTCAATAGGTTTTATCGTAAAATTCCATTATTTTACTTTTTGGCATGCGATCTTAAGTTTCTCTTGTGATGGAAAACGTTCAGTTAGGCATAGGAGGAAGTAGTCTTCATGTATCAATATAGTTCCAGTTAATTGTAGAATTGCTTCTTGAGTTGTTTTCTTGCCTTTTGTATTTAATGGCATTTCTCAGTGGTCGGTTATGAACCAGCTATTTGACCAAAGAAGATAATAGTTTTGGAATGTGCATGAGTGATCGAAAATGCAGTTTTTAATCAAGGAGAAATCATCTGTTGGTAAGTTTGGATGGTTGACGTGGAAGATTTTGCAAGGAGGTTTACAGCGGCTCGTCATTTTCTTAGTCAACATATTTTTTATGgtttaggaactaaattctGAACATTGCACCGCTATGAATCTTGTGTATTATGCAATTAGTTTTGGATCTGCTAATTATGATTCTTGTGTCATGATTTCAGGTTTATACCAGTTGCTATGATGGATTTATACGATTGATGGATGCAGAGAGAGAGATGTTTGATCTTGTGTATCATAATGAAGATACTATATACTCTCTCTCTCAACAATCAAATGATGCAAACTGCTTATATTTTGCTGAGGGTCGTGGAGGGTTGAGAATATGGGATAAAAGGACTGGAAACTGCCCAATGGAATGGACGTTGCATGAAGATAGGATCAATTCCATCGATTTTAATGTAGAAAATTGCAACATCATGGCTACTAGTTCTAGTGATGGAACTGCCTGTATTTGGGATTTGAGAAGCGTTAATGCTGAAAAGCTCGAAACCTTGATGACGATCAGTCACAAAAGGGCGATTCATTCTGCTTACTTCTCACCCTCTGGTCGCTTTCTTGCAACTACTAGGTAAATTGGTCatcttttgaaactttttgatAGGGAAACTGTAGTAACAGAATCAGCAAAGAGGGTAAAAGAGAGAATAAATCAATCATATCCTATAGCTCAGGTTCAATAATGTGTCCTAGGCAGTGGAAATTTTTAAATGCCTCACAGCTATTTTGAAATTACAgtttcttatcttttttttttttttgaatttacaGTTCAAGCAGTAATTTCAAACGATGGCTCTGTTATTGCTACATCGGAACAAAAATGATTGCTTATGGCAACGacttaaaattttctaaatgtTGTGCGCTTAACTATTTTGAAATTGCACTTCGTGTGGGTTCTCCCCTGATTTCATTTATTGATGAAATGTTTCTTTTAccaaaaaactattttgaaattGCACTTCATGCATTCAATTTAAACTAAGGCTCTTTTATTGTTACGTCAGAAGAATGATGAATTGTTCATGATCCCATGTCCTCCACCCCACCCCACCGCAAAGCACTGAATTTAGGCGGATGTTGTTGTAGGTAGGATTTCATGGCTTAATAGTATTATTTGAAAGTTGTGGGATTAATATGTTTCATTTCGTATAGTTTTGACGACAATGTTGGTATATCTGGTGGAGTTAATTTCAAAGATTTTTCGCTGATACCGCATGATAATCAGACAGGCAGGTGGATTTCTTCTTTCAGGTAAGTTTTGTACCCGTCCTTATCACTTCCCTttaattttttcccttttcatttCCATCTGAAATTTACTTGGTGCGATTCATCTTAGCTCTACTCATTgagatattttaaatttatatatgaatGACTTTTCTTTCTTGAGGAAATGAATGACTCGTTTTCTCGTATGTTGAtatcaatatttgaatcttgTGCCAAAAGAATGAAAACATCTcactaatttcttttattaagCGTCTTATTTTCTTATTATGTTAAATTTGCAAATGTTTGACCCCCGTGTTCTTATATATGAATGgtaattttcttcaattttccaTATGATGTTGTCAACATATGAATAATTTACTGCATAAAGTTTCTGTAATTGGATTTTCAGATGCCATTCTGCATCCCTAGTTACACACTGACGCACGAAATAATGGTATCTTCAATTATTAGCAAACCCTACAATAAGGGACTTGAGTGTGGTTCTTGGGCTGAAATATAAGCGATCTTGTTTTTTAGTGATATTATGCATGTTGTCCTTTAATTGCTGTTTTATTCTCCCTTTTTTCATGATAAGTaggcttcaattttttttcctctattaGAAGATTTAACGACATCCATCTATTTGGAAGCAGAGCAATATGGGGTTGGGATGACTCGTACATTTTCATTGGAAATATGAAGAGAGCAGTAGATGTTATTTCACGGGCACATCGGAAGAGAGTGTTCGTTTTGCAGAGCCCCAACATATCGGCAATACCGTGCAGGTTTGATGCGCACCCTTATGATGTTGGAATATTAGCAGCAGCCACGAGTGGGGGCCAGGTTTATATGTGGACAATGAATCAAGATATATAATTTGCTTGCGGCGGAGTTCTCAGGATAAGAATTTTGTACATGAATTATTCCCATCTCTATTCAGTGCTAACAACCAACAAGTACTTTCTAGGTAGAAGAGTTACCTTCTTGCAATTGGATTTCATGGGGTGAATCGCAGGAATGAATTTTGTAGACTCTGCTCATTAGCAAATGAACTTTGCCatgtaaattttatataatttttatttggctAGGTCGACTACTCACTTCATTTGTTAAGAGAGATTTTGTTCACGCTTTTTTCTAGCTGCTTTGGATGCTTCGGTATGAAACAAGTGACGGTCTTTTCAGGGATTTGTTAAAGAGAGTTTGTTACCATTTGAACTGATTCCTAATTAGGAAGAAGTTAGTAGAGGAAAGACCCTATAAAAACTGGTGAAAAAGAGGCTACTGAAgatgttgtgtgtgtgtgtttttttaaatGAAGAAACAATTTCAAAAGGAAACGAAACTGCAAACACCTATTAGTGAATTACAATAGAGTTCTCCAATTAAAGATTAGATAAGGAagactaaaatgaacaaaaagcTCTTATGATTTGCACCAAAAGTAAGTAGTAAATTTAACCCTCtccataaaataattaaaagcaGAAGACCAAAATCCCACAGGAGACCTTGCCAAAAAACGAGATGCAAAAATAGATGACCTAGATATTCAGCACTAGATTCACACATGGTGCACCTTAAGGGGGAAAGATGATTACAGGGCATTGGCTGTTGCAATCTATAAGTCGAATAAATGACCTAGATATTTAGCACCATATTCATACAAGGTGCATCATGACTACGAGAGAGAAATATGATTATAGGGCATCCACCATTGCAACCTATCTGTGATATTAATGGCTCT comes from Benincasa hispida cultivar B227 chromosome 2, ASM972705v1, whole genome shotgun sequence and encodes:
- the LOC120070628 gene encoding WD repeat-containing protein 76, producing MAAQALTEYERQRLENIRRNDEMMAALKLQSKASELSAASKRQRVETKSEKVYPKTKPKNETPMVLRRSLRARGIPPDAKKVVDDPTEPATKIRKSDTKSKPSPPVLGPLEMIEVCSERESHRSLIESILGISNKSLLCRSVKDDVKDSNEIKTEGGGDGSCLKMGPIDNYSNLVKRETEELTCDIKDHKHKNDGSCLKPASLVLNADNIARVVPGRIMAVRFFPCRDSRMIVVGNKFGDVGFWNADHEAEEGNGVYLYHPHSGPISGISIQRHALSKVYTSCYDGFIRLMDAEREMFDLVYHNEDTIYSLSQQSNDANCLYFAEGRGGLRIWDKRTGNCPMEWTLHEDRINSIDFNVENCNIMATSSSDGTACIWDLRSVNAEKLETLMTISHKRAIHSAYFSPSGRFLATTSFDDNVGISGGVNFKDFSLIPHDNQTGRWISSFRAIWGWDDSYIFIGNMKRAVDVISRAHRKRVFVLQSPNISAIPCRFDAHPYDVGILAAATSGGQVYMWTMNQDI